In Edaphobacter dinghuensis, a genomic segment contains:
- a CDS encoding response regulator, with translation MEQKSHLVLCVDDELIGLKVRKILLERSGYRVLTAPNGSAGLELFMSEPIDCVVLDYSMPGMNGGEVAAKMRQVKPHIPILLLSAYIGLPSDVLSMVDMCMTKGEGPPVLLDKLGSLLQPLSRA, from the coding sequence ATGGAGCAAAAATCCCATCTCGTCCTTTGTGTCGATGACGAACTGATCGGCCTGAAGGTTCGCAAGATATTGTTGGAGCGCTCAGGGTATCGTGTTCTGACGGCGCCCAACGGTTCTGCCGGACTCGAGTTATTCATGAGCGAACCCATCGATTGCGTTGTGCTCGACTACTCCATGCCGGGAATGAATGGAGGCGAGGTGGCTGCGAAGATGCGCCAGGTCAAGCCCCATATCCCCATCCTGCTCCTCTCCGCTTATATTGGCCTGCCCTCCGACGTGCTCTCTATGGTAGACATGTGCATGACCAAGGGAGAAGGTCCCCCCGTTCTTCTGGACAAGTTAGGCAGTCTTCTGCAACCTCTAAGTCGAGCTTAA
- a CDS encoding sensor histidine kinase, producing the protein MTIALAIVVALCVWLAPHGWIFAAIFLLGWAALSSLLIARLVGQDVSALRLSTAAIAERPVDTIGNQYADFDEVAHAISQVSERVQRQLADASEGRQKLEAMIDSMQDAVVAVDQAGRIQWTNQCMQKLIPGAVIGGAVRVGHALVQTIRDPDVLQCVRAALEERAVSERRSTSVVPGRIFEIAASPMPGGGAVAVLHDMTRIEQVERIQRDFVANVSHELRTPLTSISGYVETLLDHEAGLSTQAREFLTTILKNATRMNRLTEDLLVMARVESSESELHPALVRADILIRDAVQAMSGLVQDAEAVLEIGEVTTTEVFADTDAIVQVLSNLIENGIKYGHGRNAAASRVIVSAREVTEPFDAVEFRVRDFGQGIASEHLGRIFERFYRVDKARSRESGGTGLGLAIAQRIVQIHGGNIRAESALNHGSTFIFTLPKQSGGSVRP; encoded by the coding sequence ATGACGATCGCCTTGGCGATCGTTGTAGCGTTGTGCGTATGGCTTGCGCCGCATGGCTGGATCTTCGCTGCAATCTTTCTGCTGGGCTGGGCCGCGTTAAGCTCGTTGCTGATCGCGCGATTGGTGGGGCAGGATGTTTCGGCGCTGCGATTATCGACGGCGGCCATTGCGGAGCGTCCTGTCGATACAATCGGCAACCAGTATGCTGACTTCGACGAGGTAGCGCATGCGATCTCGCAGGTCTCCGAACGGGTGCAGCGGCAGCTCGCCGATGCCTCAGAGGGGCGTCAGAAGCTGGAGGCGATGATTGACAGCATGCAGGACGCTGTCGTTGCCGTCGATCAGGCGGGGCGCATTCAGTGGACCAATCAATGCATGCAGAAGCTCATTCCAGGAGCCGTCATCGGCGGGGCAGTTCGCGTAGGACATGCCCTGGTGCAGACGATCCGCGATCCCGACGTTCTGCAATGCGTTCGCGCGGCGTTGGAAGAGCGCGCCGTGAGCGAGCGACGATCGACCTCGGTTGTCCCGGGACGCATCTTCGAGATTGCAGCGTCGCCGATGCCGGGTGGCGGAGCAGTTGCCGTGCTGCACGATATGACGCGCATCGAGCAGGTCGAGCGTATCCAGCGCGATTTTGTTGCGAATGTCTCGCATGAGCTGCGCACGCCGCTCACCTCGATCAGCGGCTACGTGGAGACGTTGCTGGACCATGAAGCGGGCCTTAGCACGCAGGCGCGGGAGTTTCTTACGACAATTCTGAAGAATGCCACGCGCATGAATCGCCTGACGGAGGACCTGCTGGTCATGGCGCGGGTGGAATCGTCAGAGAGCGAGCTTCATCCAGCGCTGGTGCGTGCAGATATCCTGATTCGCGATGCGGTGCAGGCGATGAGCGGCCTGGTGCAGGATGCAGAGGCGGTGCTGGAGATTGGCGAGGTGACGACCACCGAGGTCTTTGCCGATACGGACGCGATCGTGCAGGTGCTCAGTAATCTTATTGAGAACGGAATTAAGTATGGGCACGGACGCAATGCGGCAGCCTCCCGTGTCATCGTCAGCGCACGTGAGGTCACGGAGCCGTTTGACGCGGTGGAGTTCCGCGTCCGCGACTTTGGACAGGGAATTGCCTCTGAGCATCTGGGACGGATCTTCGAGCGGTTTTACCGGGTGGACAAGGCTCGTTCGCGTGAGTCGGGCGGCACTGGACTTGGGCTCGCGATTGCACAACGGATAGTGCAAATTCACGGTGGTAACATTCGTGCCGAGAGTGCGTTGAACCATGGCAGCACATTTATCTTTACGCTGCCGAAACAGTCCGGAGGGTCTGTGCGTCCATGA
- the pstB gene encoding phosphate ABC transporter ATP-binding protein PstB — protein MGVGIQVENLNAWYGNTHTLQDINLHIPANHATALIGPSGCGKSTFVRCLNRMHETNPIARATGIVRMGEIDVYKDASPVEIRRRVGMVFQRPNPFPTMSIYDNVVSGLKLNGFRNKRVLDETVERSLKQAALWEEVKDDLKRKSGASLSGGQQQRMCIARALAVDPEVLLMDEPASALDPVSTSKIEDLIFQLKSQYTIVIVTHNMQQAARVAENTGFFLNGKMVEFDSTHKIFTNPRDKRTEDYITGRFG, from the coding sequence GTGGGAGTAGGCATTCAGGTCGAGAACCTAAACGCGTGGTATGGCAACACTCATACCCTGCAGGACATTAACCTGCACATTCCCGCGAACCATGCCACTGCGCTGATCGGGCCGTCCGGCTGCGGTAAGTCCACCTTTGTCCGTTGCCTCAATCGTATGCACGAGACCAATCCGATTGCGCGTGCGACCGGCATTGTCCGCATGGGCGAGATCGATGTCTACAAGGATGCGTCTCCAGTAGAGATTCGTCGCCGTGTCGGCATGGTCTTTCAGCGCCCCAATCCTTTTCCCACGATGTCGATCTACGACAATGTGGTCAGCGGATTGAAGCTCAATGGTTTTCGCAACAAGCGTGTGCTCGACGAGACGGTCGAGCGGTCGTTGAAGCAGGCTGCTCTGTGGGAAGAGGTGAAGGACGACCTCAAGAGAAAATCGGGCGCCAGTCTTTCGGGTGGACAGCAACAGCGTATGTGCATCGCGCGTGCCTTGGCGGTTGATCCTGAGGTGTTGCTGATGGACGAGCCGGCTTCCGCGCTCGATCCTGTCTCGACCTCGAAGATTGAAGACCTCATCTTCCAGCTCAAGAGCCAGTACACCATCGTCATCGTTACACATAACATGCAGCAGGCTGCGCGCGTGGCCGAAAACACTGGGTTCTTTCTCAATGGAAAGATGGTCGAGTTCGACTCGACTCACAAGATCTTTACGAACCCCCGTGATAAGCGTACCGAAGACTACATCACCGGGAGGTTCGGATGA
- the pstS gene encoding phosphate ABC transporter substrate-binding protein PstS, whose protein sequence is MERVSLKIAAAVLFAFCVTGCKQSANTSATSAGESSAQNLNGAGATFPYPIYSRWFSEYAAAHPGVHINYQSIGSGGGIRQVSEQTVDFGASDGPMTDQQLAASKVPLMHIPSVLGAVVPVYNIPGVTGNLNLAPDVIADIYLGKITKWNDPRLAKDNPGVKFPSTAILPVYRSDGSGTTYIFTDFLSKVSPEWAAKVGKSTSVKWPVGIGQKGNEGVAGMVRQSPSSFGYVELIYALQNKMTYGAVRNASGKFVLASTDGVTAAAAAAASSMPADYRVSITNAPGDTSYPISSFTWFLIPTHSSDATKTATLKDFLTWMLDHGESEASSMGYAPLPAQVQSMVRQSIANLH, encoded by the coding sequence GTGGAACGAGTCAGTTTAAAAATTGCTGCCGCGGTGTTATTTGCGTTCTGTGTTACAGGCTGTAAACAATCTGCGAATACGTCTGCAACGTCGGCTGGCGAGAGCAGCGCGCAGAATCTGAATGGCGCTGGCGCTACGTTTCCTTATCCGATCTACTCGCGCTGGTTCAGCGAGTATGCTGCCGCGCATCCTGGCGTTCACATCAACTATCAGTCCATTGGGTCGGGCGGCGGCATTCGTCAGGTCTCCGAGCAGACGGTTGACTTTGGTGCGAGCGACGGCCCGATGACGGACCAGCAGCTTGCCGCATCGAAGGTTCCGTTGATGCATATTCCTTCTGTGCTGGGAGCGGTGGTTCCGGTTTATAACATTCCGGGCGTTACTGGAAATCTCAACCTCGCTCCTGATGTCATCGCTGATATCTATCTCGGAAAGATCACCAAGTGGAACGATCCGCGGCTGGCGAAGGATAACCCGGGCGTCAAGTTCCCCAGCACGGCGATCCTCCCCGTCTATCGTTCGGACGGAAGCGGAACGACCTATATCTTTACCGACTTTCTCTCGAAGGTCAGCCCTGAGTGGGCCGCAAAGGTAGGCAAGAGCACCTCGGTGAAGTGGCCTGTGGGCATCGGACAGAAGGGCAACGAGGGTGTTGCCGGAATGGTGCGCCAGTCGCCCTCTTCGTTCGGCTATGTGGAGCTGATCTATGCTCTGCAGAACAAGATGACCTATGGCGCTGTCCGCAATGCTTCGGGTAAGTTCGTTCTTGCCAGCACCGATGGTGTGACGGCCGCCGCCGCCGCTGCTGCTTCGAGCATGCCGGCAGACTACCGGGTTTCGATTACGAATGCTCCGGGCGATACCTCCTATCCGATCAGCAGCTTTACCTGGTTCTTGATCCCGACGCATTCGTCCGATGCAACGAAGACTGCGACGCTCAAGGATTTCCTGACCTGGATGCTTGATCATGGCGAAAGCGAAGCGTCCTCGATGGGTTACGCTCCGCTTCCGGCGCAGGTCCAGAGCATGGTCCGCCAGAGCATTGCAAACCTTCACTAA
- the phoU gene encoding phosphate signaling complex protein PhoU: MTRIKFQQNLDDLKERLLIMAGMAEQAIQRSIEAYSSRDLSICELVFHSEPAINRLEREIDQMALDLLAMEQPMAIDLRFILSVIRINADLERVGDQAVNIAIRVREMGAFANTDLPVDIPKLASLSSAMVRKALQAFIEADAELAQSVLLLDDQVDEMNDAAFYALSSLIKEKPELTPQSLNALIIARNLERVGDHATNIAEDVIFWVRGFDVRHHPRAD; this comes from the coding sequence ATGACGCGGATTAAATTCCAGCAGAATCTCGACGACCTCAAGGAACGATTACTCATCATGGCGGGCATGGCCGAGCAGGCCATTCAGCGATCGATTGAGGCTTATAGCAGCCGCGATCTCAGCATCTGTGAGCTTGTCTTTCACTCTGAGCCAGCCATCAACCGGCTCGAGCGCGAGATCGACCAGATGGCGTTGGACCTGCTTGCGATGGAGCAGCCCATGGCCATCGACCTGCGCTTTATCCTTTCAGTGATTCGCATCAATGCTGATCTGGAGCGCGTCGGCGATCAGGCAGTGAATATTGCGATTCGCGTTCGTGAGATGGGGGCCTTTGCGAATACCGATCTTCCGGTAGACATCCCGAAGCTGGCTTCGCTGTCGTCGGCGATGGTACGCAAGGCGCTGCAGGCTTTTATTGAAGCGGACGCCGAGTTAGCCCAATCCGTGCTGCTGCTCGATGATCAGGTCGATGAGATGAATGACGCAGCTTTTTATGCGCTCAGTTCGTTGATTAAGGAAAAGCCAGAACTGACGCCCCAATCGCTCAATGCTCTCATCATTGCGCGAAATCTTGAGCGGGTGGGTGACCATGCCACCAATATCGCTGAAGACGTCATCTTCTGGGTGCGTGGATTCGATGTCCGGCACCATCCCCGCGCCGATTAG
- a CDS encoding ATP-binding protein, which produces MNLNQFNRILRQVFLLPVIALLLAAVALYLQIQGANSTVRLIQQSDAHISQVSRINTLILNEESALRGYENTSDARFLQPYLDASPRLQAEFDKMKNMPGLDDIEKRYIDDLVNKHQLWVDAFALPVIATIQAGGQVRDVDLNLRGKSMMDDIRKDLSDTTHNAEQRRAARIHLWQYQVRHMEWLLLVLALCVGIFIGLFTRNRLHAVSDAYKTSLDVLGRRAEEIFQSEQQLRTTLASIGDGVITCDTEGRVQMMNPVAVELTGWTQAEALGKPLETIFHIISETTRTPMENPVSKVKRLNRIIALGNHTILVRKDKTELHIADSGAPIRDRTDGIAGVVMVFRDITLERKTQDALLANEKLAVAGRLAATIAHEIHNPLDSVSNLLYLMRNGVTEEESVQFMDMAEQELARVTQISRAMLGLYRESKAPVLVDLKDMLQEILLLMERRLTDERVNIHADLPSGIAVDAFPAELRQVFTNLIANAAEAAGPGGNVRVNLRPQPALSIDGHKQEAGATVMITDNGMGIPDEVRPHLFQPFFTTKGERGTGLGLWVSRGIVTKHGGTIELASNTDEATHGTSVSVFLATKPTINAGGD; this is translated from the coding sequence GTGAATCTAAATCAATTCAATCGCATCCTGCGGCAGGTATTTTTATTGCCGGTCATCGCGCTTTTGCTGGCCGCCGTTGCACTCTACCTGCAAATCCAGGGAGCTAACTCGACCGTCCGGCTGATTCAGCAATCGGACGCCCACATCTCTCAGGTCAGCCGCATCAACACTCTCATCCTTAACGAAGAGTCGGCTCTCCGCGGCTACGAGAACACCTCCGACGCGCGCTTTCTCCAGCCTTATCTCGACGCCTCGCCGCGCCTGCAGGCCGAGTTCGACAAGATGAAGAACATGCCGGGCCTCGATGATATCGAGAAGCGCTACATCGACGATTTAGTTAACAAGCACCAGCTCTGGGTCGATGCCTTCGCCCTGCCCGTCATCGCTACCATTCAGGCCGGAGGACAGGTGCGCGATGTAGACCTGAACCTGCGCGGCAAGTCGATGATGGACGATATCCGCAAGGACCTCTCCGATACCACCCACAACGCCGAGCAGCGGCGAGCCGCACGCATCCACCTCTGGCAATATCAGGTTCGCCACATGGAGTGGCTGCTGCTTGTGCTCGCCCTCTGCGTCGGCATCTTCATCGGCCTGTTCACCCGCAACCGTCTCCACGCCGTCTCCGACGCCTATAAGACTTCGCTCGACGTCTTAGGTCGACGCGCCGAGGAGATCTTTCAGTCCGAGCAGCAACTACGCACCACTCTGGCCTCCATCGGCGATGGCGTCATCACCTGCGACACCGAAGGCCGGGTCCAGATGATGAACCCCGTGGCCGTCGAGCTCACCGGCTGGACGCAGGCCGAAGCACTCGGCAAACCGCTTGAAACCATCTTTCACATCATCAGCGAAACCACCCGCACCCCGATGGAAAATCCCGTCTCCAAGGTCAAGCGGCTCAACCGTATCATCGCCCTCGGCAATCACACCATCCTGGTTCGCAAAGACAAGACCGAGTTGCACATCGCCGACAGCGGCGCACCCATCCGCGACCGCACCGACGGTATCGCCGGTGTCGTCATGGTCTTTCGCGATATCACTTTGGAGCGCAAAACACAGGACGCCCTGCTGGCAAACGAGAAACTGGCAGTCGCTGGACGCCTTGCCGCAACCATCGCACACGAGATCCACAACCCTCTCGACTCCGTCTCCAACCTGCTCTACCTCATGCGCAACGGAGTCACCGAAGAGGAGTCTGTCCAGTTCATGGATATGGCCGAACAGGAGCTGGCGCGCGTCACCCAGATCAGCCGGGCCATGCTCGGCCTCTATCGCGAGTCCAAAGCTCCCGTCCTGGTCGACCTCAAAGACATGCTGCAGGAGATCCTTCTGCTGATGGAGCGCCGGCTCACCGATGAACGCGTCAACATCCACGCCGATCTTCCATCCGGCATTGCGGTCGATGCCTTCCCCGCCGAGCTACGGCAGGTCTTTACCAACCTGATCGCCAACGCCGCCGAAGCTGCCGGTCCCGGCGGCAATGTACGCGTAAACCTCAGGCCCCAGCCTGCGCTTTCGATCGACGGCCACAAGCAGGAAGCTGGCGCCACAGTCATGATTACGGATAACGGCATGGGCATTCCTGATGAGGTGCGCCCCCACCTCTTCCAGCCCTTCTTCACCACCAAAGGCGAGCGCGGCACCGGCCTCGGCCTCTGGGTCAGCCGCGGCATCGTCACCAAACACGGCGGCACCATCGAACTGGCCAGCAACACCGACGAAGCCACCCACGGCACCTCTGTCAGTGTCTTCCTCGCCACCAAACCCACCATCAACGCAGGCGGCGACTAG
- the pstA gene encoding phosphate ABC transporter permease PstA gives MSTQPTVPPSHSRPMNFQSKAMRFNTARRAATNHFVSGLAVLATVIVLAPLAAILFYLVYKGASSLNLAFFTNVPAPVGQPGGGMANSILGSGVILLLASLMGIPVGIASGVYLAEFGRGKMLANAVRFTADVLNGVPSIVMGIAIYSLVVMPQKHFSALAGGIVLGIMMVPTVTRTTEEMLSTVPHAIREAALGLGVPKWRTVLSVSLRTASPGIITGCMLAFARVAGETAPLLFTAFGNQFWSFKLNEPIAALPLQIFVYAISPYDEWHRLAWAGSLVLIVMIMVSVTLVRIYASRGVLKGGS, from the coding sequence ATGAGCACACAGCCTACTGTTCCGCCTTCGCATTCACGTCCTATGAATTTTCAGTCGAAGGCGATGCGTTTCAACACGGCTCGCCGCGCTGCGACGAATCATTTTGTCAGCGGTCTGGCAGTTCTTGCTACTGTTATCGTCCTCGCACCGCTTGCCGCGATTCTCTTCTATCTCGTCTACAAGGGTGCAAGTTCGCTGAATCTTGCTTTTTTTACGAATGTTCCTGCTCCGGTCGGTCAACCGGGCGGCGGCATGGCGAACTCGATTTTGGGATCGGGTGTCATCCTTTTGCTGGCAAGCCTGATGGGAATTCCGGTTGGAATTGCCTCCGGTGTTTATCTGGCAGAGTTTGGCCGCGGCAAGATGCTCGCCAACGCTGTGCGCTTCACGGCCGATGTGCTGAACGGCGTTCCTTCCATCGTCATGGGCATTGCGATCTATTCGCTGGTCGTGATGCCGCAGAAGCACTTCTCAGCGCTGGCCGGCGGCATTGTTCTTGGCATCATGATGGTGCCTACGGTGACGCGTACCACTGAGGAGATGCTGTCCACTGTGCCTCATGCGATTCGCGAAGCGGCGCTGGGCCTGGGTGTTCCCAAGTGGCGCACAGTTCTTTCTGTCAGCCTTCGCACAGCATCGCCCGGAATTATCACCGGCTGTATGCTCGCCTTCGCGCGTGTTGCCGGAGAGACGGCGCCGCTGTTGTTTACCGCTTTCGGAAATCAATTCTGGAGCTTCAAGCTCAACGAACCTATCGCGGCACTGCCGCTGCAGATCTTCGTCTATGCCATCTCCCCCTATGATGAGTGGCACCGACTGGCGTGGGCTGGCTCACTTGTTCTTATCGTTATGATTATGGTCTCAGTCACGCTCGTCCGCATCTATGCCAGCCGCGGCGTACTCAAGGGAGGAAGCTAG
- the pstC gene encoding phosphate ABC transporter permease subunit PstC, with protein MPTEPSLTPAVFAAANPAAGESASSPIRDYLSTRSSGRFADSSFAALMLLCACSIFAIVAFIFWILTVRSHLSLVQFGWKFFSRSAWDPVSGDFGALPFIYGTLATSFLALLMAVPLALGVAVFVTELCPKPLRAPISFLTELLAAIPSVVYGLWGVFVLVPLMRDVVGPFLSKTLGWTGFFSGANFGVGLLTAGIILAIMILPIISSLTRDIMLAVPNSQREGVLALGATRWEMIRVGVLRNSRIGIVGAIMLGLGRALGETMAVTMVIGNHPNISRSLFAPANTLASVIAGEFTEATGDLYLSALIEIGLALFLVTIVVNAIARLMVWAVTRGAPVGAA; from the coding sequence ATGCCGACTGAGCCGTCACTGACGCCTGCCGTCTTTGCTGCTGCCAATCCGGCTGCAGGCGAATCGGCTTCTTCGCCGATCAGAGACTATCTCAGCACACGCAGCAGCGGTCGGTTTGCGGACAGCAGCTTTGCCGCATTGATGCTGCTCTGCGCATGCAGCATCTTCGCAATTGTTGCCTTCATCTTCTGGATATTGACGGTTCGATCTCATCTGAGCCTGGTTCAATTCGGCTGGAAGTTTTTCTCCCGCTCGGCATGGGACCCGGTCTCTGGTGATTTTGGAGCGCTTCCATTTATCTATGGCACGCTTGCGACCTCATTTCTTGCACTCCTGATGGCTGTTCCTCTTGCACTGGGCGTGGCAGTATTTGTTACGGAGCTTTGCCCGAAGCCTCTTCGTGCACCGATCTCATTCCTCACGGAACTGCTGGCTGCGATTCCAAGCGTTGTATATGGTCTGTGGGGAGTGTTTGTTCTCGTTCCGCTGATGCGCGATGTCGTTGGGCCATTCCTTTCAAAAACGCTCGGCTGGACCGGATTTTTTAGCGGCGCCAATTTTGGTGTCGGTCTGCTTACGGCGGGTATTATTCTCGCGATTATGATCCTGCCGATCATCTCTTCGCTGACGCGAGACATCATGCTGGCTGTGCCGAACAGCCAACGCGAGGGCGTTCTGGCGCTGGGTGCGACGCGATGGGAGATGATTCGTGTCGGCGTTCTTCGCAACTCGCGCATCGGCATCGTTGGTGCAATTATGCTTGGCCTTGGACGCGCACTTGGCGAGACGATGGCGGTCACCATGGTCATCGGGAACCACCCGAATATCAGCCGGTCACTCTTCGCGCCTGCCAATACGCTTGCCAGCGTCATTGCAGGAGAGTTTACCGAGGCAACCGGAGATCTTTACCTGAGCGCGTTGATCGAGATCGGCCTCGCACTTTTCCTGGTCACCATCGTCGTCAATGCCATTGCGCGTCTTATGGTGTGGGCGGTTACACGTGGCGCACCGGTAGGAGCGGCCTGA
- the ltaE gene encoding low-specificity L-threonine aldolase, which produces MIDLRSDTVTRPTPAMREAMRAAEVGDDVYGEDPTVNKLERDAAALFGKEAALFVPTGTMGNQIAIRLHTQHGQEILCEARAHVLDWEMAMAAAFSGCQLRPVAGVRGVLSWERIRQAIGPKLYYRAQTGLVCIENTHNMAGGTVTPLATMREICKGAHEAGLPVHLDGARIFNASVALGVGVAELTEGCDTVMFCLSKGLGAPVGSMLLGSRETIDRARIFRKALGGGMRQVGVLAAAGLVALHEMTARLADDHANARLLAEAVAAEPNAGIDLAAVETNIVIFDLRGDGDAAAFCAELKRKGVLASAIGPRSIRFVTHYDVDREACTRAADVVAETLRVCPTA; this is translated from the coding sequence ATGATCGATCTTCGAAGTGACACGGTTACGCGGCCTACGCCTGCCATGCGCGAAGCGATGCGCGCTGCCGAGGTGGGGGACGATGTCTACGGAGAAGACCCTACCGTTAACAAGTTGGAGAGAGACGCTGCCGCCTTGTTCGGCAAAGAGGCGGCTCTATTTGTGCCGACCGGAACCATGGGAAACCAGATTGCCATTCGTCTTCATACGCAGCATGGGCAGGAGATTCTCTGCGAGGCGCGGGCGCATGTCCTCGATTGGGAGATGGCCATGGCCGCGGCCTTCTCCGGATGCCAGTTGCGCCCAGTCGCGGGGGTGCGCGGCGTGCTTTCATGGGAGCGGATACGGCAGGCGATTGGGCCGAAGCTCTACTATCGTGCCCAGACCGGCCTGGTTTGTATTGAAAATACGCACAATATGGCCGGTGGCACAGTTACCCCGCTTGCTACGATGCGAGAGATCTGCAAAGGAGCGCATGAGGCGGGTTTGCCGGTGCATCTTGATGGGGCGCGTATCTTCAACGCTTCGGTCGCCCTTGGCGTTGGCGTAGCCGAGCTTACCGAAGGCTGCGACACGGTGATGTTTTGCCTGTCGAAGGGGTTGGGTGCTCCGGTTGGCTCGATGTTGCTGGGCAGTCGAGAGACGATAGATCGGGCTCGCATCTTTCGCAAGGCGCTGGGCGGCGGAATGCGGCAGGTCGGTGTGCTGGCTGCGGCTGGTCTCGTCGCGCTGCACGAGATGACGGCGCGGCTGGCTGACGACCATGCCAACGCTCGTCTGCTGGCTGAGGCGGTTGCGGCTGAGCCGAATGCCGGGATCGATCTGGCTGCGGTTGAGACCAACATTGTCATCTTCGATCTTCGCGGCGATGGCGATGCAGCAGCATTCTGCGCCGAGTTGAAGAGAAAGGGCGTGTTGGCCAGTGCGATTGGGCCGCGCTCGATTCGGTTTGTGACCCACTATGACGTTGACCGGGAGGCTTGCACGAGAGCGGCTGACGTTGTGGCCGAGACGCTGCGGGTCTGCCCGACGGCTTGA
- a CDS encoding winged helix-turn-helix domain-containing protein: MSQTIFVLEDDADISRLVQYHLESAGYTVRVYSTIGQIVPDADRQPPSLFLLDIMVPGGDGLDLCRRLRQNPTLSVIPIIFLTARAAENDRVQGLEMGADDYITKPFATRELIARVKAVLRRFERPTSPSILKFENVEIDAGAMQLRVNGELVTTTATEFRLLDYLARHPGRVFSRDHLLDAVWGDARFVTPRSVDVYVRRIREKIEADAESPRYLKTMRGAGYRFEIPKTSQS; encoded by the coding sequence TTGAGTCAGACGATCTTTGTATTGGAAGATGATGCCGATATCTCGCGCCTGGTGCAGTATCACCTTGAGAGTGCCGGCTACACCGTTCGCGTCTATTCAACCATCGGCCAGATTGTTCCCGATGCCGACCGGCAGCCACCGTCGCTCTTTCTGCTGGATATCATGGTGCCGGGGGGCGATGGACTGGATCTGTGCCGCAGGTTGCGTCAGAACCCGACGCTGAGTGTAATCCCCATTATCTTTCTGACGGCTCGCGCGGCGGAGAATGATCGCGTGCAGGGCCTTGAGATGGGCGCGGATGACTACATCACCAAACCGTTTGCCACACGAGAGCTGATAGCTCGTGTAAAGGCTGTGTTGCGCCGGTTCGAACGGCCGACTTCGCCGTCGATTCTGAAGTTTGAAAACGTTGAGATTGATGCAGGTGCGATGCAGTTGCGCGTCAACGGTGAGTTGGTGACGACGACAGCAACCGAGTTCCGTTTGCTGGACTATCTCGCACGACATCCGGGACGAGTTTTTAGCCGCGATCACCTGCTGGACGCTGTATGGGGCGATGCCCGGTTTGTTACTCCGCGTTCGGTCGATGTCTATGTTCGTCGCATTCGCGAAAAAATCGAAGCCGACGCCGAGAGCCCGCGCTATTTGAAGACGATGCGCGGAGCGGGATACCGCTTTGAAATTCCTAAGACTTCGCAGTCCTGA